One window of Chryseobacterium indologenes genomic DNA carries:
- a CDS encoding RHS repeat-associated core domain-containing protein, translating into MKLYDKKIQLFSSFILSLWSVMGFSQTILYQAENTSRTVQDPQTVVLAPGFQAKASISNPFVAKIGPATENPGGGPADSNAGATNPSGTKEDSIKFHDTKGNIEVNGSGQLQFTLPIALPPGVKSVAPQINLVYTSGAGNGIAGYGWTLTGITSISRTGKTIEKDGQVKGVQLDYSDYYSFNGQRLILKSGEYGKDGAEYVTEKYSNIKIKSAGNNPEQNGPLYFEVTFEDGSQAWYGIDTGRTLTEYNITKWKDTQGNYLTYEYDKQYFGGGCTIDIMTGQLDCTIATDANTSLLKKISWGGNEILGKPHFNNIEFNHIDRAFREQSYLQGQYFVQNKLLSGVNVNVNGNQFKRYGIDYSKDASNYQFIDKITEYNSKDEAANPIVFKNEVDPEVTNIFQQNDRYDEIFGDNIISGDFNGDGKVDFVRGNTIMLGRLDGTGNFVNINFAGEIVGAVNIPKENKITSRQAIVTSEIDYQNKKVQFRTYALEENNTLSLISTNELDVSSYPNLVTSAPYEYSTSNCSINKLEYFQKVKEGDFNGDGISEILYSLNQTTTSKCSGNTDTKTKNEYFYIDLKTGLNRNITSLFTTFTDYDDNGKLIIVNSYDRIVIADVDNDGKSDLYIPDENKISVYTLSNNAFNKLFDSNLESLNRLYFGDFNGDGKTDIIAPIAKGSREWRLYISTGKGFIKHYYSNLYLYEPSWQGAPRKNRNITRTYSTSDLNKDGKSDFIVFESQVFARSEANWNDWSSSYGFEYFKNDAIDNHGKPIFTRAYTILPKEIDCKECEDLNFSGYGEHYIPLFGSFRLSQINTEFAIIHKTKLITWDLGNKLNVVSRIKSITQAGIKTDIEYSKLVNDGIIYKSLYSTNPVTYPFVNIIENLNYYVVSKLTQLGRKQIFRYRDLIGNLHGKGMIGFRQTARSVFFTEWLMNDKKIWNGSEIDPINEGLPSKEWSIRTSYESEAFPSDISLNNNQLLSFKQYSYKIDKLLNGTVVTNVSNVDKNKVVTAINPTITISKDFLKNIKTVHSVEEYDNLYLPKKSVTNINDGFSILTSKLEYYPPNTTPGNNYSIGKPSVKTDIIQAYGDIKSAKEEYTYDSNLLKSLKIWNRENTEYVLESYNHDGFGNITKKTISNSTDSQEQKTESKYDNLGRFVVEKTDNLGLKTNIIYNDWGLVEKQTDALGNVLNNEYDSWGKLVKSKTNLTGITSYEYIKDKEYNSTVIQYDPDGNISKKYTNKWGQDYKTSTKSFGQGKYISKQTQYDGIGRKLNESEPYFEGQNPTQWNTIYYNDIFFPAKVTSKAFNGKQTETFISGNTITEKELNGYERTTSKTTDALGNIISSIDMGGTINFFYNAAGEQIKAQYAENAVTTKYDSWGRKSEFNDPSNGTYQYEYDGFGQLKKTISPKGTKEYTYNNLGQLISQKEISATDGGQATNKLISFAYDDKGRIISKFGTSKGKAYSSKVSYDPQGRLLSSSESSNGKYFIQKGIIYDDKARVTSYEKQLYSSGVLTKVQIENVYSAWSGELYQVKDKLSGKILWELKETNAKGQVLKSKLGAADINNIYDDNGFLTNVNHSSQVKPGILQLSYSFDAIKNELKSRTTGGDFNINESFDYDNNNRLVNWTNPVTGIKPTTNRNVYDIKGRITQNDQVGTIKFENPAKIYQPTGMTLNAAGEQNYNNDLIQTITYNENNDPVFIDGMKGDAAFQYGLTSMRQRVTYGDNFSIDGDGKFTKFYSEDGSFEVVKDNTTGKEKHLVYIGGNPYESNIVYLKNFTENTGSYKFLHKDYIGSILAISDETGNKLEQRHFDAWGSFTHLQIGNGAIISDQNIILNLSKDLVIDRGYTSHEHFAEIGIIHMNGRLYDPLLRRFLNADEFIQDPYNTQNYNKYSYVMNNPLMFNDPTGEIMGWDDALIAIGIAIFTSTATDYYLNRPINIGNMFQSVVMSLTSAGISSAIGDVFLAGTKVAESLEKAGTIIAKAGAHAIAQGTLSYMQGGNFWSGALSGTFASASNDLLDLAVKHVGENNILRSDGFALFNGAVSGGVGSVLGGGNFWMGAGQGLMVTAFNFLAHKETTVVEDSDDGDCPTCPKNAKQWQTHTTNNYNAFDEEFWTWEKSPIINGSKTYFYSYGKWHEIKYITGDVPIGPAGAGKGLKILLSKESIKSIKSFKNLIIEHQSKLTKYILNPDKYDNVGILKKAPNEIVRNKIIQSRIKHLQHEIKTFHKNINNILNGK; encoded by the coding sequence ATGAAGCTTTACGATAAGAAAATACAATTATTTTCATCATTCATACTGTCATTATGGTCAGTAATGGGCTTTTCACAGACCATCCTATATCAGGCAGAAAACACCTCAAGAACGGTTCAGGATCCTCAAACAGTGGTGTTAGCACCAGGATTTCAAGCTAAAGCCTCTATTTCTAATCCTTTTGTAGCCAAGATAGGTCCGGCGACAGAGAATCCGGGAGGAGGTCCTGCAGATTCAAATGCGGGCGCAACTAATCCATCGGGAACAAAAGAGGATAGTATCAAATTTCACGATACAAAAGGAAATATCGAAGTAAATGGTAGCGGTCAGCTACAGTTTACTTTACCGATTGCTTTACCTCCGGGAGTGAAAAGTGTAGCACCTCAGATTAATCTTGTCTACACCAGCGGGGCAGGAAACGGAATTGCAGGATACGGATGGACCCTAACCGGAATTACTTCTATTTCCAGAACAGGAAAAACGATTGAGAAAGATGGACAAGTTAAGGGAGTTCAATTAGACTATTCCGACTATTACAGCTTCAATGGTCAGAGATTAATTTTGAAATCTGGTGAATATGGAAAAGATGGAGCAGAATATGTCACTGAGAAATACTCTAACATTAAAATTAAATCGGCAGGAAATAATCCGGAGCAAAATGGACCGCTTTATTTTGAAGTAACTTTTGAAGATGGCTCCCAAGCTTGGTATGGAATTGATACCGGCAGAACACTCACTGAATATAATATTACCAAATGGAAAGATACTCAAGGAAACTATCTTACTTATGAATATGATAAGCAATATTTCGGAGGTGGATGCACCATTGATATAATGACTGGACAACTGGACTGTACAATTGCAACAGATGCCAATACCAGTCTTTTAAAAAAAATATCCTGGGGAGGTAATGAAATACTGGGCAAACCTCATTTTAATAACATAGAATTTAATCATATTGACAGGGCTTTTAGAGAACAATCATACTTACAAGGTCAATATTTTGTCCAAAATAAGCTTTTGTCGGGAGTTAATGTCAATGTAAACGGAAATCAATTTAAAAGATATGGTATTGATTATTCGAAAGATGCAAGTAATTATCAGTTTATTGATAAAATAACAGAATATAACTCTAAGGATGAAGCTGCTAACCCTATCGTTTTTAAAAATGAAGTCGATCCTGAAGTAACCAATATTTTCCAACAAAATGACAGATATGATGAAATTTTTGGGGATAATATTATCTCGGGAGATTTTAATGGAGATGGAAAAGTGGATTTCGTAAGAGGAAATACCATAATGCTTGGAAGGCTAGATGGGACAGGAAATTTTGTAAATATTAATTTTGCAGGAGAAATAGTTGGAGCAGTAAATATACCCAAAGAAAATAAAATCACCTCTAGACAAGCTATAGTAACGTCAGAAATAGATTATCAGAATAAAAAGGTACAATTCAGAACATATGCTTTGGAAGAAAATAATACACTTAGTCTTATTTCAACGAACGAATTAGATGTGTCTAGCTACCCCAATCTTGTTACCTCAGCTCCTTATGAATATAGTACAAGTAATTGTTCCATCAATAAATTAGAATACTTTCAAAAAGTTAAAGAAGGTGATTTTAATGGAGATGGTATATCAGAAATATTATATTCTTTAAATCAAACTACAACTTCTAAATGTAGTGGCAATACTGATACAAAAACAAAAAATGAGTACTTTTACATTGATCTGAAAACAGGATTAAATAGGAATATAACATCTTTATTTACAACGTTCACCGACTATGATGATAACGGCAAATTAATTATCGTCAATTCTTATGACAGAATAGTTATTGCCGATGTTGATAATGATGGTAAATCTGATCTGTATATACCTGATGAAAATAAAATTTCTGTTTATACATTAAGTAATAATGCTTTTAATAAGCTCTTTGATTCAAATTTGGAATCTCTAAACAGGTTGTATTTTGGTGACTTTAATGGAGATGGAAAAACAGATATTATTGCTCCTATTGCCAAAGGCTCCCGGGAGTGGAGACTATATATATCTACAGGTAAAGGATTTATAAAACATTATTATTCTAATTTATACTTATATGAACCAAGCTGGCAGGGAGCTCCAAGAAAAAATAGAAATATTACCAGAACTTATTCTACATCAGATTTGAATAAAGATGGGAAAAGTGATTTTATTGTTTTTGAATCACAGGTATTTGCCCGTAGCGAGGCAAATTGGAATGACTGGAGCTCAAGTTATGGATTTGAATATTTCAAAAATGACGCAATAGACAATCATGGAAAACCTATTTTTACCAGAGCCTACACTATTTTACCTAAAGAAATTGACTGTAAAGAATGTGAAGATCTTAATTTTTCCGGTTATGGTGAGCATTACATTCCTTTGTTTGGTTCTTTCCGTCTATCACAGATTAATACTGAATTTGCAATTATTCACAAGACAAAACTAATCACTTGGGATTTGGGCAATAAACTGAATGTAGTTTCCCGAATAAAATCCATAACCCAGGCAGGAATAAAAACTGATATAGAATATTCGAAACTAGTGAATGATGGAATTATTTATAAATCTCTTTACAGTACAAATCCAGTAACTTATCCATTTGTAAATATTATAGAAAACCTCAATTATTATGTCGTTTCTAAACTTACACAACTTGGGAGGAAACAAATATTCCGCTATAGAGATCTCATCGGAAATCTTCATGGAAAAGGAATGATCGGTTTCAGACAAACTGCCAGATCTGTATTTTTTACAGAATGGCTTATGAATGATAAGAAAATCTGGAATGGCTCTGAGATAGATCCAATAAACGAAGGTTTACCTAGCAAGGAATGGAGTATAAGAACTTCATATGAATCAGAGGCTTTTCCTTCAGATATTTCATTAAACAACAATCAGCTATTATCCTTCAAGCAATATAGCTACAAAATTGATAAACTTTTAAACGGAACAGTCGTCACAAACGTTTCTAATGTAGATAAGAATAAAGTTGTAACAGCAATAAACCCAACCATTACGATTTCAAAGGACTTTCTAAAAAACATAAAAACAGTACATAGTGTAGAAGAATATGATAACTTATATTTACCTAAAAAATCTGTAACAAATATCAATGATGGGTTTTCTATTTTAACATCCAAACTGGAATATTACCCTCCTAATACAACACCCGGAAATAATTATAGTATTGGAAAACCAAGTGTAAAAACGGATATTATTCAAGCATATGGAGATATCAAATCTGCTAAGGAAGAATATACTTATGATAGTAATCTGTTGAAATCTCTGAAAATATGGAACAGAGAAAATACAGAATATGTATTAGAAAGTTATAATCATGATGGGTTTGGAAACATCACAAAGAAAACGATAAGCAACAGTACTGACTCTCAGGAACAAAAAACTGAATCAAAATATGATAATCTGGGAAGATTTGTGGTTGAGAAAACTGATAATCTGGGGCTAAAAACCAACATTATTTATAATGACTGGGGATTGGTTGAAAAGCAAACTGATGCACTTGGAAATGTACTTAACAATGAGTATGACAGTTGGGGGAAATTAGTAAAATCCAAAACTAACCTTACAGGAATTACCAGTTATGAATATATAAAAGACAAAGAATATAATTCTACAGTGATTCAGTATGATCCCGATGGCAATATTTCTAAAAAATATACAAACAAATGGGGACAGGATTATAAAACATCTACAAAATCTTTTGGACAGGGGAAATATATTTCCAAACAGACTCAATATGACGGTATTGGAAGAAAACTTAATGAATCCGAGCCTTATTTCGAAGGGCAAAATCCAACCCAGTGGAACACGATTTATTATAATGATATATTCTTCCCTGCTAAAGTGACAAGTAAGGCATTTAATGGAAAACAAACAGAAACATTCATCTCGGGAAACACTATTACAGAAAAAGAATTGAATGGTTATGAAAGAACCACATCCAAAACAACAGATGCTTTAGGAAATATTATATCCAGCATTGATATGGGAGGAACGATCAACTTTTTTTATAACGCTGCAGGAGAGCAGATTAAAGCTCAATATGCAGAAAATGCAGTTACTACTAAATATGATTCTTGGGGAAGGAAATCAGAATTTAATGATCCATCCAACGGAACCTATCAGTATGAGTACGATGGCTTTGGACAACTTAAAAAGACCATAAGCCCAAAGGGGACTAAGGAGTACACTTATAATAACTTAGGGCAGTTGATTTCTCAAAAGGAAATCTCTGCAACTGATGGAGGCCAAGCCACTAATAAACTAATTTCTTTTGCTTATGATGACAAAGGAAGAATAATTTCAAAATTCGGAACATCTAAGGGAAAAGCTTATAGCTCAAAGGTTTCGTATGACCCTCAGGGTAGACTATTATCTTCATCCGAAAGCAGTAATGGAAAATATTTTATCCAAAAAGGGATTATTTATGATGATAAAGCCAGAGTAACCTCATATGAAAAGCAACTCTATTCTTCCGGCGTCCTTACTAAAGTTCAGATTGAGAATGTTTACAGCGCTTGGAGCGGTGAGTTGTATCAGGTTAAAGATAAGTTATCAGGTAAGATATTGTGGGAACTTAAAGAAACCAATGCCAAAGGACAGGTCCTGAAATCTAAACTAGGAGCAGCAGATATTAACAATATCTATGATGACAATGGTTTCCTAACAAATGTTAATCATTCCTCACAGGTAAAACCAGGCATTCTGCAACTCTCCTACTCATTCGATGCGATCAAAAATGAATTGAAGAGCAGAACAACGGGAGGAGATTTTAACATTAATGAATCTTTTGATTATGATAATAATAACCGTTTGGTAAACTGGACAAATCCTGTAACAGGAATCAAGCCAACGACGAACAGAAATGTCTATGACATCAAAGGAAGAATTACCCAAAACGATCAGGTAGGAACGATCAAGTTTGAAAATCCTGCTAAGATCTACCAGCCTACCGGAATGACCCTTAATGCAGCCGGAGAACAAAATTATAATAATGATTTAATACAAACCATTACTTATAATGAAAACAATGACCCTGTATTTATTGATGGAATGAAGGGAGACGCAGCCTTCCAGTATGGCTTAACTTCAATGAGACAAAGAGTAACCTATGGTGATAATTTCAGCATTGATGGAGATGGTAAGTTCACTAAGTTTTATAGTGAGGATGGGAGCTTTGAGGTGGTAAAAGACAATACAACCGGAAAGGAAAAACATCTTGTTTATATTGGTGGGAACCCGTATGAATCTAATATTGTATATTTAAAGAACTTTACAGAGAATACCGGTTCATATAAATTTCTGCATAAAGATTATATTGGAAGTATTCTGGCGATCAGTGATGAAACCGGAAACAAATTGGAACAGAGACACTTTGATGCATGGGGTAGTTTCACCCATCTTCAAATAGGAAACGGAGCCATCATTAGTGACCAAAATATCATTCTGAACTTGTCGAAGGATCTCGTTATAGATCGCGGCTATACCAGCCATGAGCATTTTGCAGAAATAGGTATCATCCATATGAATGGAAGATTATATGATCCATTATTAAGAAGATTCTTAAATGCCGATGAATTTATTCAGGATCCTTATAATACTCAAAATTATAATAAGTATAGCTATGTAATGAACAACCCTCTGATGTTTAACGACCCTACAGGAGAGATCATGGGATGGGATGACGCATTAATTGCGATTGGAATTGCTATATTTACATCTACTGCAACAGATTATTACCTGAACAGGCCTATAAACATAGGGAATATGTTCCAATCTGTAGTGATGTCACTGACCTCAGCAGGTATCAGCAGTGCCATTGGAGATGTTTTCCTTGCAGGAACTAAAGTTGCAGAAAGCTTAGAAAAGGCTGGAACTATTATTGCTAAGGCCGGAGCTCATGCAATTGCCCAAGGAACATTATCTTACATGCAGGGAGGAAACTTCTGGAGCGGAGCTTTAAGCGGAACCTTTGCAAGCGCGTCTAATGATTTGTTAGATCTGGCTGTAAAACATGTAGGAGAAAATAATATACTAAGAAGTGATGGTTTTGCTCTGTTCAATGGAGCTGTCAGTGGTGGTGTAGGTTCCGTACTCGGAGGTGGAAATTTCTGGATGGGTGCAGGACAGGGATTAATGGTTACTGCTTTTAATTTCTTAGCACATAAAGAAACTACCGTTGTAGAAGATAGTGATGATGGAGATTGCCCTACCTGTCCAAAAAATGCAAAACAATGGCAAACTCATACAACAAATAATTATAATGCATTTGATGAAGAATTCTGGACTTGGGAGAAATCGCCTATTATTAATGGAAGCAAGACTTATTTTTATTCATATGGCAAATGGCATGAAATTAAATATATAACAGGTGATGTTCCTATTGGACCAGCTGGTGCAGGAAAAGGATTAAAAATATTACTGTCTAAAGAATCAATAAAATCAATAAAGTCTTTTAAAAACTTAATAATTGAGCACCAATCAAAATTAACAAAATACATACTGAATCCTGACAAATATGACAATGTTGGCATTCTCAAAAAAGCGCCTAATGAAATTGTTAGAAATAAAATTATCCAAAGTCGAATTAAGCACTTGCAACATGAGATAAAGACATTTCATAAAAATATAAATAATATACTCAATGGAAAATAG